In Alteribacter lacisalsi, a genomic segment contains:
- a CDS encoding DEAD/DEAH box helicase, with the protein MFGKKDLSALLQELKKDKNVTHWHEIDEKSARTVPFPSSVDERLKEGIRRKGIKELYTHQASAFEAVNRGENVVAVTPTASGKTLCYNLPVLQKQLDNPDSRALYLFPTKALAQDQKSEMNELIDDIDVNVNSYTYDGDTPANIRQVVRKAGHIVITNPDMLHAAILPHHTKWISLFENLETVVIDELHTYRGVFGSHVANVIRRLKRICKYYGSSPAFICTSATIANPKELSSGLTGEDVTLIDNNGAPRGKKHFIFYNPPIVNKQLNIRAGATKIVNELAADFLKQNIQTIVFARSRVRVEIILSHLQELTKYSLDKNKIRGYRGGYLPNQRREIERSLRRGDTLGVVSTNALELGVDIGQLQVCIMTGYPGSVASSWQQAGRAGRRQDESVVLMVANSTPIDQYIFSNPSFFFEGSPETARINKNNLVILVDHLKCAAYELPFEKGEMFDGVDVEEILEFLVDERVLHAQRSKFYWMNDAFPAHNISLRSAAQENVVIIDQSDVANHRVIGEMDTFSALTLLHDEAIYLHEGTQFQVEYLDWEEKKAFVREVDVEYFTDANLAVNLKVLESDLQKDTAHGTAEFGDVMVTAMATIFKKIKLETFENIGSGPIHLPEQELHSQAVWLSFPPDLVNRWGEKTLEEALAGLAHVWQHVSCVSVMCDKNDLHAVPQIKAVHSEQPAVFLYDRYPGGVGLSEQVYKNLDSTLAAAESFVRSCPCEKGCPTCTGSAAVEFDDDSPASKSLVLKLLGSKRMEIK; encoded by the coding sequence ATGTTTGGAAAAAAGGATCTGTCTGCTCTTTTGCAGGAACTCAAAAAAGATAAAAATGTCACGCACTGGCATGAAATAGACGAAAAAAGCGCCAGGACTGTACCGTTTCCTTCTTCAGTCGATGAAAGATTGAAAGAGGGGATCAGAAGAAAAGGAATAAAGGAATTATATACGCATCAGGCAAGCGCATTCGAAGCCGTAAACAGAGGTGAAAACGTGGTTGCCGTTACACCCACTGCATCAGGGAAAACGCTCTGCTACAATCTCCCTGTGCTTCAGAAGCAGCTTGACAACCCGGACAGCCGGGCTCTTTATCTGTTTCCGACCAAAGCTCTTGCGCAGGATCAGAAAAGTGAAATGAACGAACTGATTGATGATATCGATGTAAACGTGAACAGCTACACCTATGACGGCGACACACCGGCGAATATTCGTCAGGTTGTCAGGAAAGCCGGGCATATCGTGATTACAAACCCGGACATGCTCCATGCCGCAATACTCCCCCATCACACAAAATGGATCAGTCTGTTTGAAAATCTTGAAACCGTCGTAATTGATGAGCTTCATACATACAGGGGCGTTTTTGGCTCCCACGTGGCGAATGTGATCCGCCGCTTGAAGCGGATCTGTAAATATTACGGAAGCAGCCCCGCATTCATCTGTACGTCTGCGACAATCGCGAACCCGAAAGAGTTGAGCAGCGGTCTTACAGGTGAGGACGTAACATTGATTGATAATAACGGGGCTCCCCGGGGAAAGAAGCATTTTATTTTTTATAATCCGCCTATTGTAAACAAGCAGTTGAATATCAGAGCCGGGGCTACGAAAATCGTAAATGAGCTGGCCGCCGATTTCCTGAAGCAGAATATCCAGACAATCGTATTTGCCAGAAGCCGGGTCCGGGTGGAAATTATCTTAAGTCATCTGCAGGAACTCACCAAATACAGTCTCGACAAAAACAAAATACGCGGGTATAGAGGCGGCTACCTCCCGAATCAGCGCCGGGAAATAGAGCGAAGTCTCAGAAGAGGGGACACGCTCGGGGTAGTGAGTACCAATGCCCTCGAACTTGGAGTGGATATCGGTCAGCTTCAAGTGTGTATTATGACCGGTTACCCTGGCTCTGTTGCCTCAAGCTGGCAGCAGGCGGGAAGAGCGGGAAGGCGTCAGGATGAATCGGTCGTACTGATGGTTGCCAACTCCACGCCGATTGATCAGTATATCTTTTCAAATCCGTCATTCTTTTTTGAGGGGTCTCCGGAAACAGCAAGAATTAACAAAAACAACCTGGTTATTCTTGTGGATCATCTGAAATGTGCGGCGTATGAGCTGCCGTTCGAAAAAGGTGAAATGTTTGATGGAGTGGATGTGGAGGAGATTCTCGAATTTCTCGTCGACGAGCGGGTGCTGCACGCCCAGCGCAGCAAGTTTTACTGGATGAATGACGCGTTTCCTGCACACAACATCAGCCTCAGGTCCGCCGCTCAGGAGAACGTGGTCATTATTGACCAGAGTGATGTGGCCAATCACAGGGTAATCGGTGAAATGGACACGTTCAGTGCCCTCACGCTTCTACATGACGAGGCGATTTATCTGCATGAAGGCACGCAGTTTCAGGTCGAATACCTGGATTGGGAAGAGAAAAAAGCATTTGTCAGAGAAGTGGATGTGGAGTACTTTACGGATGCGAATCTGGCTGTGAATCTGAAAGTCCTGGAGTCTGATCTCCAGAAGGACACCGCTCACGGAACTGCAGAATTTGGCGATGTGATGGTTACGGCTATGGCAACCATATTTAAAAAAATTAAGCTTGAGACTTTTGAAAATATTGGATCGGGTCCCATCCACCTGCCTGAACAGGAACTTCATAGCCAGGCGGTCTGGCTGTCATTTCCACCGGATCTGGTGAATAGGTGGGGAGAAAAAACTCTCGAAGAAGCGCTTGCAGGACTTGCCCACGTCTGGCAGCATGTTTCCTGTGTGAGCGTGATGTGCGATAAAAATGACCTCCATGCGGTCCCCCAGATCAAAGCTGTCCACTCGGAACAGCCGGCCGTATTCCTGTATGACCGTTACCCTGGCGGGGTGGGGCTGTCAGAGCAGGTATACAAAAATCTTGACAGTACACTTGCGGCTGCCGAATCATTCGTCCGTTCATGCCCGTGTGAAAAGGGATGTCCGACCTGTACCGGCTCCGCAGCAGTAGAGTTTGATGATGATAGTCCTGCTTCGAAGTCTCTCGTCCTTAAACTTCTTGGCAGTAAAAGAATGGAAATAAAGTAA
- a CDS encoding Ger(x)C family spore germination protein, whose translation MGKRAQIMLVNLLVLCLLLAGCVERNILDEVQIIHAIGYDYIDENHIEGTISLPVYGSGEEISSEAISAISRTTKDIRLFLDAQSSKPLHTGKVSAVLFDEKLTELGLMRIVDTFVRDPRIGMRIQLAVVEDISAKKLLETTYPLEVDVAMYISDLIEQNIDQQNMPQSNFHVFLSNFYGQGRDPFLPILRQEGNVMKITGLALLKEDRLAGKLELKDCFLLKILLERFGDGSYEVVLNAEDNEYAMLRNIESRTTFDVKKPSSTNPEIRGKVELAGKISEYSGHTLGQEKVKEIHKATQKQLKKDLNRLIDYFQELNVDPAGIGDHVRRHYAGFSDEVWDEMFPEVSVDIDVDITIKETGIEE comes from the coding sequence ATGGGAAAACGCGCTCAGATCATGCTGGTTAATCTCCTCGTACTCTGCCTGCTTCTGGCTGGCTGTGTAGAGCGGAATATTCTTGATGAGGTGCAGATTATTCACGCCATCGGATATGACTATATCGATGAGAATCACATTGAAGGCACAATCAGCCTCCCTGTGTACGGGTCCGGCGAGGAGATCAGCAGCGAAGCGATCAGTGCCATCTCGAGAACAACGAAGGATATCCGCCTGTTTCTCGATGCCCAATCGTCAAAACCGCTTCATACAGGAAAAGTCAGCGCTGTCCTTTTTGACGAAAAGCTGACAGAGCTGGGCCTGATGAGAATTGTCGATACGTTTGTACGTGACCCGCGGATCGGCATGCGCATTCAGCTTGCTGTCGTAGAAGATATTTCAGCAAAAAAGCTTCTTGAAACCACCTACCCTTTGGAAGTGGATGTCGCAATGTACATCAGCGATCTTATAGAACAGAATATCGATCAGCAGAATATGCCCCAGTCAAACTTTCATGTATTCTTATCCAACTTCTACGGCCAGGGCCGTGACCCGTTTCTCCCCATCCTCAGACAGGAAGGAAACGTAATGAAAATCACCGGCCTGGCTCTGTTAAAAGAAGATCGGCTGGCCGGGAAACTGGAGCTGAAAGACTGCTTTTTGCTTAAGATTCTTCTGGAACGTTTCGGTGACGGATCATATGAAGTTGTTCTCAATGCTGAGGATAACGAATACGCTATGCTTAGAAATATCGAATCCAGAACCACATTTGATGTTAAAAAACCCTCTTCCACCAACCCTGAGATCAGAGGGAAAGTGGAGCTTGCGGGAAAAATAAGTGAATACTCCGGCCACACCCTGGGTCAGGAGAAAGTTAAGGAAATTCACAAAGCCACCCAAAAACAGCTGAAGAAGGATCTGAACAGGCTGATCGACTATTTTCAGGAACTAAACGTGGATCCAGCCGGGATCGGTGATCACGTCCGCCGTCATTATGCCGGTTTTTCCGATGAAGTATGGGATGAGATGTTCCCTGAAGTTTCGGTGGACATTGATGTTGACATTACAATTAAGGAGACAGGGATTGAAGAATAG
- a CDS encoding GerAB/ArcD/ProY family transporter: protein MSVPIKTMSHVSPFYVFFLVHAMQVGVGVFGFQRYIAMDAGYNSWIAVLLTGAAIHIIIWMMYRMLMAGGKPVDIIDLHRNFFGKIAGDLLSYGLLVYFLFMGITVLRTYVEVIQIWMFPTMITWPITLFILLVIVYGIYHGFRVVTGMAFLGVVLPFVLILTAISPLEFANYHRMLPVEFELKEQLNAMKTMTLSFIGFEALAFYLPFINGAGKSHKWAQAGHGLTILIYLMVAVVTFLFYSRKHLERVVYPTLSSWKVLELPFIERFEYIGISLWLLVILPNIMISIWVVSRGMKKMLRTRHKQTLFFTAGAVFLFSIAYETREAIDNLNSNVSMAGFYIIFCYFPALFLVTMVIRRFRSNGKTRSDHAG from the coding sequence ATGAGCGTGCCAATTAAAACGATGTCTCATGTATCTCCCTTTTATGTGTTTTTTCTCGTACACGCCATGCAGGTCGGCGTTGGAGTATTTGGATTCCAGCGGTACATTGCCATGGATGCCGGCTACAATTCCTGGATCGCCGTCCTGCTTACAGGTGCTGCCATCCATATCATCATCTGGATGATGTACCGGATGCTGATGGCAGGCGGGAAACCTGTAGATATAATTGATCTGCACAGAAATTTCTTTGGAAAAATCGCAGGGGATCTGCTTAGTTACGGGTTACTCGTATATTTTTTGTTTATGGGAATTACCGTATTAAGAACATATGTGGAAGTGATTCAGATCTGGATGTTTCCCACGATGATTACCTGGCCGATTACGCTTTTTATACTTCTCGTAATCGTCTACGGTATTTATCACGGCTTCCGTGTCGTAACAGGAATGGCATTCCTCGGGGTGGTCCTTCCATTCGTTCTCATCTTGACGGCCATTTCCCCTCTGGAGTTTGCCAACTATCACCGGATGCTGCCGGTGGAATTTGAACTGAAAGAACAGCTGAACGCAATGAAGACAATGACGCTCAGCTTTATCGGCTTTGAAGCGCTTGCCTTTTATCTGCCTTTTATAAACGGCGCCGGAAAAAGTCACAAATGGGCTCAGGCAGGACATGGGCTTACCATCCTGATTTATCTGATGGTGGCTGTCGTGACGTTTCTTTTTTACAGCCGAAAACATCTCGAGCGTGTTGTCTATCCAACGCTCAGTTCCTGGAAAGTACTGGAACTCCCGTTTATTGAGCGATTTGAATACATCGGCATATCACTCTGGCTGCTTGTCATTCTCCCTAACATTATGATCAGTATCTGGGTTGTAAGCCGGGGAATGAAAAAGATGCTGCGGACCAGACATAAACAAACGCTTTTTTTTACGGCAGGCGCAGTGTTCCTCTTCTCAATCGCATATGAAACAAGGGAAGCCATCGACAATCTGAATTCCAACGTGTCCATGGCAGGCTTTTATATCATTTTCTGCTACTTTCCCGCGCTCTTCCTCGTGACAATGGTGATAAGGAGGTTCAGATCCAATGGGAAAACGCGCTCAGATCATGCTGGTTAA